CGCTTTCCAGGCGCGCTCCTTCAACCGCTCAGACAGCTCTCCAAATTGTGTGCGGATTATATAGGCTATTCATATCTGTGTCCAGAACAACTAGGGCACACGTATCACGCTATAACCTAGCTTTTTATAGTCATTTAATTGGGCTGTCCCTGATGGGGCGACATCAATAAAAGACGGGAAATCATCAATGGTTTTATTAACCCGCCCCGCCACGACTTCGCAAACATGAACCGTCACACCCTGCTGGTGCATTTGCTCAAAAGCCTGTTGATAAGGCTGACGGCTAAAGCTCTTACTGAACGCCTCCAGCTCTCGACCGTGACTAATGATAACCACGTCCAACTCTGCAAACGCCTGTTTTAAAGCCGTAACTTGATGTTGAATATAGGACGTGCGATTTTCAACAAAATTGGCTTCTCGACTTAATAACTCCAATACCACCCCTGCTGGTGCTTGATTGGTCTCAATCCAATTTGCGACTTGTGGATGCAAACTCGGACTGGCCAAAGCTGAACCAGCCAACATTAAACTTAAATATACGACCATCTTGATGAAACGTGACATAACGCACCTCCTTTATTTGAGGCATAAAAAAACCAGGCCTGGTGGTATTAAACAATATCACCAGGCCTGGTTGAACGTTACAAAAAATGTAAATTACATTACATCATTTCCAAGTCCATCTGCACCGCTTCAAAACCTGCAACAGCACATTCTTCGTCAATATCACCACCTGGCGCACCACTCACACCTACGGCACCATACAAACGCCCACCGGCTGAAATCGTAACCGAACCGGCCATAAAGGCTAACCCTTCACCCAAAGTTGGTAAGGCACCTTCAGCTTGACTCGTTAGCTGTGAACCTTTGGCATTAAACATTACCGAAGTATAAGCTTTTTTCTGACTGATAGAAATTGAGACAGGTGGCGCCATCGTATCGCGAATAATGGTTTGAACAATACCATTACGATCAACCACGGTAGCCGTAACCGGAATGCCTTTTGCTTCACACGCTTTTACTGCACCAACCGCTATTTTTGTCGCAACTTCTGATGTTAAACGTGGCACATCTACAGTCAAGGCTTGAGCTTGTGGCAATAAGCCAACCATCAAACCTGCACTTAATAAACCGGCCTTAATTGAGTTCTTTAACATACATCCTCCCAGAATGGTTTTTGTGTTACATTTTATTTTAATTAAACAGCGCTATGAATATTAACACCACACAGGTTAAATGGAGATAAACCGTTATGGAATTCACATTTTTTACATTAATTTTACTAGGTGTGATTTTTGTCTACCTGGCCTCAGGAGTACGCATTGTGCCGCAGGCTGAATTGCAAGTAGTTGAACGCCTTGGACGTTACCACCGAACCTTGCACGGTGGTTTAAACTTTATTATTCCGGTGATTGATCGCGTGCGCTCCAAATTTGGCACCCAAGAACAGGTGATTGATATTCCAGTGCAAAAGGTTATTACCAAAGACAACGTCAGCATTGTGATCGATGGTTTGGTGTTTTTAAGAATTAGCGATGCTAGACAAGCTACCTATGAAATCCTCAATCTTAAACATGCGATTGCTCAGTTAGCGCAAACCACGCTACGTTCTGAAATCGGCAAGATGGATTTGGACGATACGCTTTCGTCTCGTGACACACTTAACGCCACTTTGTTGATGGCGTTAGACGGTGCATCGGCTAATTGGGGTGCCAAAGTGACACGTGTTGAAATTTCGGATATTTCTGTGCCCGAAGCCGTACAGCACGCGATGGAGTTACAGTTACGTGCCGAACGTGAACGCCGAGCCACTGAAACGGAAGCGGAAGGCTTAAAAAATGCCACCATTGCGAAAGCCGAAGGTGATCGCCAAAAAGCCTTTAAGGAAGCCGAAGCAATTGAACGAACCTCTGATGCAAAACGTTACGAACAAATTCAACTTGCGCAAGGTCAGCAACAAGCCATCGAAATGCTGGCGTTGGCCATGCAATCCAACCCAAACGCGGCTGAATTCTTGCTGGCTAAAGACCGAATTAAAGCTTGGGAAGGCATTGCCGCGAGTGACTCGGCAAACAAGGTGGTGATTCCGTATGAAGCCTCAGAGTTAATCGGTTCATTAAGCGCATTGCAATCGCTATTTGTTGGCCAAAATGCAGGAAACATCAAATGACCAGTATCGGATTATTAGAGCTAATTCCTAGCTGGATGTTAATTTCAGTAGGATTGATTTTGATCGGTGTGGAAATTTTTATTGGGTTATATATCTTGCTGTGGTTTGGTTTGGGCTTGATTTTTGTAGGCCTATTAAGCTTTTTTGTCGACTTTGGTCATGGCGAAATTCAGCTAATCTTTGCGTTTGCGATTGGCACAGTACTGCTATTTGCGTTACGCCGAAAACTGATCGCACCGCAGAATGCGCAAACCGAATCCTTATCTACTTACGAGGCAGGTGAAACTGGTGTATTGTCACAACACAACGGCCAATGGATGGTGTTTTATCACGGCAC
The Thiomicrospira pelophila DSM 1534 genome window above contains:
- a CDS encoding NfeD family protein, with protein sequence MTSIGLLELIPSWMLISVGLILIGVEIFIGLYILLWFGLGLIFVGLLSFFVDFGHGEIQLIFAFAIGTVLLFALRRKLIAPQNAQTESLSTYEAGETGVLSQHNGQWMVFYHGTHWLVANPNDDLTAGQHIKVTQIKSNQAWIEAES
- a CDS encoding DsrE family protein; this encodes MSRFIKMVVYLSLMLAGSALASPSLHPQVANWIETNQAPAGVVLELLSREANFVENRTSYIQHQVTALKQAFAELDVVIISHGRELEAFSKSFSRQPYQQAFEQMHQQGVTVHVCEVVAGRVNKTIDDFPSFIDVAPSGTAQLNDYKKLGYSVIRVP
- a CDS encoding SPFH domain-containing protein translates to MEFTFFTLILLGVIFVYLASGVRIVPQAELQVVERLGRYHRTLHGGLNFIIPVIDRVRSKFGTQEQVIDIPVQKVITKDNVSIVIDGLVFLRISDARQATYEILNLKHAIAQLAQTTLRSEIGKMDLDDTLSSRDTLNATLLMALDGASANWGAKVTRVEISDISVPEAVQHAMELQLRAERERRATETEAEGLKNATIAKAEGDRQKAFKEAEAIERTSDAKRYEQIQLAQGQQQAIEMLALAMQSNPNAAEFLLAKDRIKAWEGIAASDSANKVVIPYEASELIGSLSALQSLFVGQNAGNIK
- a CDS encoding GlcG/HbpS family heme-binding protein codes for the protein MLKNSIKAGLLSAGLMVGLLPQAQALTVDVPRLTSEVATKIAVGAVKACEAKGIPVTATVVDRNGIVQTIIRDTMAPPVSISISQKKAYTSVMFNAKGSQLTSQAEGALPTLGEGLAFMAGSVTISAGGRLYGAVGVSGAPGGDIDEECAVAGFEAVQMDLEMM